The following nucleotide sequence is from Solanum dulcamara chromosome 7, daSolDulc1.2, whole genome shotgun sequence.
gttatggatGTTTTAGCACAGAAAGGTCAAGTAGGGTGATGATTTTGGGCCCAACCCAAATCcaagtcgggtcaggcccatTTTCTTTGACATTTAAAGGATAAGTTCAGATTATCTCTTCCATTGTAGACCATAACTTTCTATAACATCATAGAGAAAGAGGGAAAGAGAGAGCTTCTAGGCTAAGAAGCCATTTTCTACCCAAATCCGAGTCCCGAATTCTGAAGCTCGTGAAGAGAAAGGCGTTGCACATTATGTTGTCTTcactttgagctaaaaatcagctaGTAAGGAGTGTGTTGTCGTATTTTTTGCACacctaaggtaagattgaggttctttttcttgttaacaagcttgtttagagatttaacggatTAAAATGGAGGAAGTAGCGTTGtaaacttgtttgttgctttgttgagacttatggattaggggctgttttggttggattaaatgagtggaattagttaatttatgatgtagaatgattgttgatattgttgttgatgttgttgataagtagttgttgtcgaaattgggGAAATAAACTTTGTTTGCAAACCAGTTTTTGGAGGGTACTGCCGTTAGTgcgttgatgatatctttttgtaaaaaatgagttttgtgttgatttattttgtattggaaatttaagacatagatctaaatattttgtgaaggaaataaagtccagttttgccgtttttaGTTTGCAAACTTAGATACAACCGGACAAGTGTGGCTGTCTAAATTCTCGTTTTTAAGTAGCTGCTAGTATTtggatgatatctttttgtacaaaatgatttttgcattgatttattttgggttgaaaacttaagacataggTCTAAAGGTTTAATGAAGTGAATAATGACCATTTTTGCCATTTTCAATTCCAAAAGTTAGATACAACCTGAAGTATTTGGCTTTTCGAATTTACTATTTTATCAACATAGTTCGGATGGAAATATTATAGGCTTATTTTTAATGAGAAATCttgttttatgtaaatattatggAGATGATGGGAATTAAAGAGGgcatttaatggtattttcaaggttgtttatatcgtgtACAAATTGAGGAACTTGAGATACGGGTTGGTCTATGGTTTGAACTCCTGAAGTCGTATTGGATTGTGGTATTctaaaaggctgaggtttgtgtataaactcttgTTTCCTACTAGTATATTGAAAGCCTATCTTGGTATGGTTGCTATTATCTTGGAAGCTGTCTTGTCATGTTGGTATCTTTGGAAATTTGCAAGACACTTGCTTAACTCAcccacttgtacggattgctcgatcacttgacattcttgtggaccttgtccttcttgtggctgtgactttgtcattattggcatgcctcttgtttCGTACCTTttgccatcttgattatggatttttagttcttcttaagtatggaagttgtccattttaagtacgaattaggaagccatttttaatatggttcttggttctcttgattattgggtctttacccttcttgatacagggctccggtccttcttgatacttgatcatgttGGTGTGACTGTATGACGTACATATTGGACGAAACTTGGTGCTAAATCTTGTAAATGTACTTCTATgaattatttacacttaagcttTTACATTTAGAACTTGATACTCGTGATATAGTTGTTGGcttgatttaattattattgtacattGGTGTGGCTCATGACTTTAAAAGGATATGGTGGAGAAcctaaaggcttcaaacttgtagttttgcaccactaagctttatgcttagcgatagttgtttctatcgtaggaaatgtccgagaagatgcttgaggttggccattggagataaAGTTTTTGGGAGCTTaaaggaagatcacatttgcatataggcatctatattttataatatgttGGGACATGTACATGATCTATGGGgtgcttgtgtatatgtatttatgtatttatttgtgaGGGTTGACCCAGTCATGACACCATGGATTGTAACTTAAAATTGGTTGCTTGTTTGGTTATTTTGGGGCATATAAATTACCAGGTCTGATGTACTAAATTACCTTTGGAGTCGGAATATTTGGATGACGCACGAGTTAGCTAACCTTGTGTACTTATTTGTTGGTAATAATTTATAGCATGAATTGTAGTGATAAGGAATAATACATGAATGTCTCGTAAGTTAGTTTCTTAAATTACTTTGAAACGCCGCCCCATCCTAAGTTGGagcttttatttgatttaattggaatcaaagaatttttttaaactagcaaaaaaaaagaaaaaaaattacacctttagcttctttttttttgtcacGAGCTTTATAtacgttttttttaaaaaagtagtaGCATCCTACCTGGAGGGTCGGTACACGAAGTCCCGACCCGAGACCAGATTTCGTCACCTAACTTCGACTCGAGATTCAGCCTCGACCAAAGATCCAACCCCAACCTAAGAGCCGACCCCAACACCTGACCTTGTCCCGTCACTCTACTTGAGACTCGACCCCGACTCGAGACCCGACCTTTATTCCGACACTCTATTCGAGATTCGACCCTGACCCGATATTCGACTCCAACACATGACACAAGATTTGATCTTGATACCCTAAACTCGATCTCGACCCCAACTCGAACACCTGTCCCCGATCCCAACACTCGACCCAAGATCCGACCCCAACCCCGACATCGAGTCAAGACCCATTGTCGATTAGAGTTTTGACCTCGAGAACTGACCCCAACTCGAGACATGATCCCAACTCGAGACTTCCAAGACCCAACCCCGACACCCGACTCGATACCTAACCCGAAACTTAACCCCGACCCCAACCCAAGACTCAACCCTGACTCCCACTCCGACATCTAACTTGAGAACCTATCCTGAACCGAAATCTGACCTCGATCCGAGACCTGACCCCAATCTCGACACTTTACTCGAGACCTAATCACAATCAAAGAGCAACCCTGACTCGAGACTCGACCCTAACCCTGACTTAATTTAGATGTCGGGAGTTGGTTGTTGAATTAAGGTCGAGAGTCGGGTCTCGAATTGATAATTAGGAGTAGGATCTTTACTTGagaaatattagggagaggtgattagacaggacatggcgcaattacaacttaccgaggacatgaccttagataggagggtgtggaggacccacattagggtagaaggctagttcatagtctcaccattcttccttagtagtaggcgtattagcgcactataattccCTGTGGTCTGATGTcgattattatttattactttcattactttctgtactttgattgctCTATCTTATCTGGGTTGCTTTCGTTACTTGCttttccatatcgctttgaacttcttattcttatctgacttcttttttgattttactgagccgagggtctttcgaaaacaatcgtcctaccttggtaggagtcaggtctgcgtacactttacccttccagaccccacgttgtgggatttcactggatcgttgttattgttgttgagtAGGATCtttacttgaatttgagaaaaataaattgatttgaaaaacatttttcaaccaatcaaacatgagaaaattgaaaaacattttctcaaaaatattttccttcataccaaacacactttCGCCATTATCTTATTCTCTGAACAATGAGATCCAAATCCAAAGGCATAATACAAATCCTCAAAATCATatctttaattcttttttttttgttatttatacCATGTATATTACTTACTTTTTCCTAAATGAACTGTACTACTTTGGATTTTAAGTATGTTCCGGACACAGTAGAAGAATGATCCGATATTGATAGGGTAAATAAAGATTGTCGTTGGGTAAATCAAAATAAACAAGATCAAATCAAGTAATAAATTGTAGCATTGCGATTTTCATGCTAAAGTAGAAACTGAGTCTAAGAGATAATAATCCAACATACTctgaaacaatatatatatatatatatatatatatatatatatatatatatagtagtagtagtagcaaaAGACGTACGCTATTACATacataaattaatataaatgtGAGAGGGTTAAAAGTACTCTGTTTTTCtctttatactaataataatttcTAACTCATTCATGAGCCGGTACACTTGGGTGTTTGACAAACAGGGCAAGTATTGATAATAGCAGCACATGGTGCACAGACACAAAAATGGCGACAAGGCCATATAATAGAAGCGGTGTTTGCCTTGTAGCACGCTTGACAGGTGCCCACACTTGGTGGTGGCACTGGCTCCATCACATGAGGATAAACATGAGAGGACTCCACGGACTCCTGCTGTTGTTGTTTCTCTGATTGAGCAACTGCGTAAAGCCGAGCGTCCAGCACTGCACACCTCATTTCGAGATTCCTAACTTTGATTTGCATCTTTCGACCATTGTAAGTTAACTGGTTTACCTTCTTTTCCAAttccattattttcatcttcGCCTGCCTTAATTCTTCCTCTTTCTCTACCAATTTTTTCCCTGCTTCATTGTTCGCGATGCTTGAAAGACTATTATAGTGTCTCATATAAACATCTAACAACATGTTTCTCACTTGACCGCTCTGCATTGCATTAAAAGATGTTTACAAATGAGTAGTACAATATGTAGAGAATAATAGAAATGGAGGAAGATGGTTACATACGTGTGATTTGGTAACCTGATCTATATGATCATACATGCGTCTGAGAGGAGCAGGGACATCTTCTTCAGTTAATAAGGCAGTGAAAGTAGTGAAGGGCCTCGTTATAAATTTGTCCAGATTATCAGGTTCGGTGGGACGCTGCTTCTTCTGCTGGCTGTTGAAGGAGAACGTCGACTGATGTAATTGCTGGAGGTGAGGCTGGACGTGGACAAAATTCAGGGGCATCGTTAGTCTCTGCTGTGACACTGCTGCAGAAGAAGGTTCCTCCATCACTTCTTTTATCTTCCCTTTATTCTTTGCATCAATACGAGCCTGAACGGGGAAAAAGTTCACGGGCATCGTTAGTCTCTGCTGCGACGCTGCTGCAGAAGAAGGTTCCTCCGTCACTTCTTTCATCTTCCTCTTATTCTTTGCTTCAATACGAGCCGCTGCACCAAAATCAAAAAGATGTTACCATCTATTCTATCTATATTTGTTGAATTAATAAGcaggaaaaaataaattaaaacgaacATCGTTTGGGAGGCATTCTTGCAGTTTAATTCTCTGGCAGAGGGGCTCTGATGATAATTTTTATgcaaaataatgaagaaaaagaagaaactaCTATTGCAGTGAAACGGAGAAGAAGAGTAATAGTGAGGAGAAAAGGCCATTGGAGGGGAATTGAGTTTTAAAGAGAAGGAAACGGTGGCAAACTTTCGCAAACAGAAACGATGGTTCACAATTCAGACGGGAAAGACGTTAGTGCGCCCCAAAAGTTTTTATTACGTAACagttaattttatgattttattttacttaaaataatatgaaatatatttttttaaaaaaattatttttcttaaaattacagaatttatattaaatttttttttacctactttttatgataagtattttagaactttgaattaAACATCCCAAATTtcacattaataaataatatttttaggatATCATCCAGGATAATGTATTACAAATAATTGACTAACATTTTATTAACTAGAATCAATTCCTACTTTTATAAttagtaaaatattatttaatatgtgaagtaaaccaaaacaaatAGTATGTAAGAATTGGAacggatggacttattttaaatgttttaagctaaaataatttaaatacacttttataatatttaagtaAGATAAAAGAAGTATTTATAAGCTATATaagtcaaaataaaataaataataaattaagatttttaactaataattttttactTATAAGTCATAAATTAAAAGCCTATCCAAATGGctattaaaaaagaagaagataactCTTAAGTTATTATTGTGctattattgtgtatatatatatatgatcttttaTTAAAACTTAAATTTTAATAACTACTTTTATTAAGACACTTAAttcaaaataacaaataactaacataaaattaaaaattatcttttataaggatttgattttatgaaaaattaaacACATTGTTCCAAGCACGTGCAGCATAATTTTTAGTATATAGTCTAATAATTCAGGttttttgattaaattattttccaagtaaTCTTGAACAACTTGATATTTAACTAATCTTAAAAGTAATTCACTAGTGAATTGACTTTGATAGTTAATGAATGTCCTAACTTCTTTGATGATCATAACGGTACACTCTAATTGAAGGAggtttgagcatgaatttcatCATAGCTGCTAAAATAGATGCATCAgatttcatataaaaaaaaactttgggCATGATCACAAATAACTTTGCTAATGGCACTAAATAAAGTTTTCGAAATAGCAGCTACTTATTCTTCAGCGATAAAAACCATGTCAATATGCAAGTGACAAGAAATTTTTTATTGCATTGATTCTGTATTAACTTTATAATTGATTCTAAACAAGGTAAATATGCAATGTTTCGTTATTATCTTATTCTCTGAATAATGAGAACCAAATTCGAAGACATAATAAAAATTCTCCAAatcatatctttaatttatttttgttatttatacaatatatattaCTTTCTATTTCCTAAATAAACTATCCTACTTTGGATGTTAAGTATGTTCCGGGCACATGGAGAGAATGTTTCGA
It contains:
- the LOC129894658 gene encoding kinesin-like protein KIN-7M, chloroplastic, translating into MPPKRSARIEAKNKRKMKEVTEEPSSAAASQQRLTMPVNFFPVQPHLQQLHQSTFSFNSQQKKQRPTEPDNLDKFITRPFTTFTALLTEEDVPAPLRRMYDHIDQVTKSHSGQVRNMLLDVYMRHYNSLSSIANNEAGKKLVEKEEELRQAKMKIMELEKKVNQLTYNGRKMQIKVRNLEMRCAVLDARLYAVAQSEKQQQQESVESSHVYPHVMEPVPPPSVGTCQACYKANTASIIWPCRHFCVCAPCAAIINTCPVCQTPKCTGS